The nucleotide window CAGATCAAATCAGATTTCTCGAGTGTCAGTAGTATGATGATATCAAAATTCTCCATCTAAAATTTGAAAAAGCAAACTAGTCCTACGTAGATATATCGTCTATGAGGTACGATATATTTACCAGTTTGCAATCAACTTTTGTCTACAAGTAGATGACAACTAGAAGACTCAAAGATTTGAGTCACCTCGATGGCTTGGATTTCAAACAAAAGAATCTGTAGAACAACACCATGTTGAACATCAGGTTCTCAGAGCTGCAACTTGGATTAATCCTCCACGATACCCTAGGATAAATCAATTCCAGAAATCATGGACTAGAAAGCTGAATTACAGCAGCTTCTTCCTCTCAAAAAATGTCTTCAGATGCCATAACTGCAAGCTCGCCACTGAAAGACAGACAGCAAGAGAGAGGAAACTTAGCCAAGCCATCCTAGAGTTGGTAGATCTGTTCATATCTAGCATTTGCTCCTCCCTGGATCATCGTAAGAAACAAACAAATGACAACCACCAAAAAGTATGATAATGAAATTACTAAGATCGATTCTGTTAATTTAGTAGCATAATGTATGTAAAGTTCCTGTTGATAAAAACCCCAGTTGTCAAATCAAATCTTGTCGAAATTTACAAAAAGAAGGAACACACGAAAATACTGGTTTAAGATAAAACAGTTTAACAGACATCATGACATAACTACTTAAATATCAGATTTAATTTCAGATAGTAGAATCCTCTGCCAAAGGTTCCCAACAACTCCCAGTGTACAACAGACATGTTGATAGAAAATTGCTGATGCTAGTTCAGATGAATTTATGTAATGTATACCTTTCACGGAGATAAAACATTTCATCATGGATGGACTTAACAGTATCTTCCAACTTCTTCAACTCCAGTTCCATGACCTACATAAGATCAACAGAAAGATGATTGATTTCATGCCTAGAGATGACACTAAAAGATCCACCAAACAACAAAACAGTTATATTAGTCACACATTGGATCTTTGTACCAAAGTGCAGATTTAGTCAGCATGAAGAAACTTAACTAGAAGGCAATTTCACGATCCAGTCTCTAATACAGTCATGTGAGCGAAAGTCGAAAAGATAACATCTCATGAGGAAAGTACCATCATCCGAAGAATTTCAAGAATGGGAGTTCTTTAGGGTTAGCAAGCATGTAGATTGATTGGTAGGAAAAGTAATGTATAGACTATACAGTATGATAAAAATCTGTTTTGACTTTGGACAAATTATGCAGTATGGATGTGCACCAAGTTCAGCTTTTCCTGTCAAGTATAACAGATCAGAGAATCACACTAATTTTGCATGCCAAAGAAAGAAGTTGACAACACACAGCGTTCTGATAATAACTAATGTCACAcaaaaattttatttatcaaatatataTAGTGGTTACAGCAGAGCTTTTACTTTCAACTCCTTGAAAGAACTATAAAGGTGCTTTCTGCAGGTATTCATAGCATCAAGAGATAGGTAAAGTTAAAAGTGGAAACAAAGAAAGAATATTAGATGAGAGAAGAAACATTGTGTCCTGTAGAAAATAATCACTATTGCTGATCAAATTTGTCCAATAAATGAAATTTTAATCAGTCAAATTTCTTTTTCAGAAACTTGTGATCTTACAGAATCCTCAAGGGGAAACAACATTGTCTCCCCAAGCAAAACATAATGCCTTATGTTTCTTATACCAAACTACAAACGACAGAATTCCTTGATATCAACACAATTCTAACTGGAATCTAACTTTGGTTATAAACCACAATGGGCACTTTCTTCTTACTGTCATACGAATGCGATTGTTTCTAATACTCGTCACGTTGATGCTGCCTGGAAACAACCTCCACTAAGTGGGTAGCTTGCTGACCTGCTTGCAATGATCTGCTTGCTCGGTGACAGCATTGTATAAGAGGTAGCCAAAATCGAGCAATAACATGAAAAGGACCAACTCAACTCAATGCACGAGACTTCTGCCAATGCAGAATTTGAGGGTCGATGTATGCAATCTTCCCTCTCCATATAGACAGGCTATTTCCATGACTCGAACTGTGGTCATCTATTTTATAAAGAAATAATAAGAGTCATCTATTTTATAAAGGAACAACCTTATTATTAAACTAAGGCTCGTCCTCAACAATATCATGCAAGATTATGATAAAAGTTCAGTTATATGTAAATTAGTAAATATAGCTAATGTTGTGGATTTACAATAGAAGAAGCAGCTATTAGCCTCTGCATTGATGGGTTTTACACATGAAAACCAAAACAATAATGACATTCTCATGCTCTCATCTTATATATTACTATAGACATACCTACAAAAGAACCATCGATTTATGAGATCATACAATCTCACCAACTCATATACTAAGCCAACGGAGCACATACATTAGCAAACAAAAAGCACATAACAAAAATCTGCTTATACTTGCATGGCCTTTATGGTAGAGTAATTGATCAGCACAAGCTAATTATCACATATTACTTTTGTGTGATTTCACCATCCATATGCATATCTTAGCCAAGAGATGCAGTTGCAAAGAAAGGTCCATGTCAATGATAAAGAACTTAACATCTCCTAACAAATTGTGATACATTCCTAGGAAGTCATACAAATATCCTTTGGCATTCTGAACTAATTGTCAAAAGAAGAAAAGCGATTCAAGAATAATTTGGACAAAGCCACCAAACTTCAGAGTCACTCAATGTTCACTCATCCATATGATATGAAATCACGCAGAAACATCAATATTTTCAGAAATTTTTTTTACAGTGACCTAGATCGGTCACAGATCAGAAGTAGGCGATTTACATGAGAGGTCTCTTCAAGCGGAAATCTGTGTTACTTCAACAATCAAAACATTTCCCTTTGGAATGCAAGAACCGGCCTACAGTAAACATCTAAACTCTAACCAGGCACGTTAAGAGAATCAAAAGACAAGGCAATTCGCTTACATCGATCTGACCCTTCTTGGCAACGTTGGTCCAGTCCTTGGCGGTGACGCCAGTCTGCCACTCGAACTCCACCGCCATGGTGGCGGGCGGATTGTGGTCGGGCGCCCACAAGCACGCCAAGTAGTCGCCTTCCTCGCTCGAGGTGAAGGCGAAGTTACCGGCGTCCACCTGATCCGCGTAGTGGATGCTATTGCCATACGGCGAAGTCACCTGATAAGTTTAAATCAAACAAGCTACAGATTCACGAACGCACCGATCGAAAACAAACGAGCGATTAGGGTTCGAAAGGGAAGAGGCGATTGTTACCCTGACGGTGATCTTGTGGGAATCAGGGAGAGGGGCGGAATCGGAGGGGTTGACGACGGCGTACTTGCCGACGGCCATGGCGTGGATCTTTATGTCCTCGGAGATGCACTTCGTGTGGCCCGACTGAAGCTCGAACCGCAATGCGCGGGCTGGCGGTGTCACCGCAAGGAACGACGCCAGGGCCAGGGTTAGCATGTAGGATCCGAGGAGTCCACATCTCCTTCCCCTCCTCGTTCTCCCTCCCAtcactctctccctctcctctaagTCTCTAACCATAGCGAAGAATGAAGAAACGCTTCCACGTCGAAGACGGAGATCGGAACGGACGAGAGGGGAGGAACGTAGAAGAGCTCGCCTCGTGTTAGATCTCCGGAACTCGACCAGAAATTGCCGCGTGGACCTCAAGATGGCTTAAGTCATCTTGGTCCAGCACGAATCTTAAAGAATATTCGTATAAATGATTTACTGCATCGATATGTTTGCACTAAAGAAGCTACTGCATTTACTCATCATGAAATAACCAAAGAGTCACAGTCCTTTTAGCCACAAGAACACATGAATCATACAAAAAACAGCAAGAAGTTGAATCAAACATAAAGAGTCGAAGTTTGTAACAAGTACATCGATGATATTGCAATCTTTTCGTTGGAAATAAGCATGAAAAGATGTTTTTCCAATTTGTTTCACAAACTTAAACCCTAGATAGGACACAGCTGAATAGTATAGCTGAGAAAATAAAATTTGCAGTAGATAAATTAAAGCAAAGTAGATTATCCTTTTGCAAGCTTGATGCTCTATCACATATCATGAATTCTTTCATGGGCTTGAAAGACCACTGTTTCCCGTGTCTCCACTGCAACAGTAGAAGTGCGGCAACTTAACTCGACCACAACTCCTGCAAGGTATATAAATTGACAATTTGATCTCATTCAAAAACAGGTATTCAACGGGgacagaaatctagtgattatttATAGCCCTAAACAGAAATATTTCAACCAACATAAAACATTATCCAGCAATGATGCTGATTCAAGGCAATTTTGCTTTTCCAAAATTTGCAAGTCAGATTATTCTTTTGCTGTTTGAAACAATTTGTTTAAGAGATTACACAAGACTGTAACATGAAGTGCGTTTTAACAGATGAATCTCTTGCCCAATGATCCATTTATATTTCTTGGAACAATCTCCTGGAAAAGGATCCTATAAGTAGCAATAACTTTCAAATTTAGTTCTGATCCTAAACATACTCACGGCAATCATATTGTGCAGCATACAGCTTTGTCCGGCAACATGTACAAATATGGGTTCATAATTCACTTCCACCTATCTACAATACATAGGTCTAAAAGACTCGTACCTCTAGCATTATTATAGTATCAAAACCTAGAATCAATCATCCTGATTGAAGATGAAAGTACACTTTTTTTTTGCAAGTAAACAAAACCTAAGAGGATAGATCCTGTTTGATTTACATCAATCTTGGCTGCATGAACAAGCAACACAAGCAAAAGATCAGGAAATGGCTAGCATGTGGTATATCCATGCTCATGAAATTGTAAAGCTGATACAAACTAGATCTAAGACATCTAGCAGAGGCTAAATGTCATTTGGATCTGTTAAACATCTAAAAATGAAATTCTAAGTCTACCTAAACAAAAACTATTATAGTCATGCTCAAGCAGGCTTGAACAATTcaatgtttgatagaaattacATGTTACTTTTCTAGGAATAGTAGAACATTAAATGTCAACATGCAGAACATGCATCAATTTGTCACATACGACAGCATTCTTTTATGGTACGGTTATAAGTCATATTTCAGGAAAATAAAATATGCTGATCCTGGGGTTGTGTATGGCCACTGTGCAATATATAAGATGTCTGTTATCTAACCTGTCAACCATGCCCTCATCTTTCAGCTATGACCCTCGGTATTACTTAGCATTGAGTGGAAGTGGAAACAATCTTTTGGATCTTATTTACTCAAAGAAACTATTATTTTATTGACCAAATGACTCTAACAAGCATTGCCTTGCATTGTAAAAAAAGGCATAAATCTAACTAAGTGGTTGATATGCAGTATATACTGAAGTAGAATGTAGTACCTCACTGGTATGGTAGTGTCACTAGATGTCATGAGCAATTCACGTGCACTCTCCCCATACCTCACTGGTATGGTGGTGTCACTAGATGTCATGAGCAATTACACGTGCACTCTCCCCACTCCTCTCTCACAATAATTCATTCTCGATCCTTGGAGCTGACTcaaaaaagaatcaagatttacCTAAATTTGTGAGACAGTTCTAAAAGAAGTTTTTCTTCAATTTCGTCCTTTATTTATTCTGTAGATAATAGTTGTGCACTAGGACTGATTTAACATGctcaataaatataaaaatgattttcCAACTTCACCAATATCATGTTGCTCATTTTACAATCCAATAAAAATGGATTCATTAAAATAGCCTTTGCTAAACAGCAAGATTGAAGATAATGCATAAACTAACACAATTTTAGCTGTATGCTTTAACTTCTGTACATATGGTTTTAGTGTAGGAATATTAGTTAGAACCACGTAAAACATGTTACCTACACAATCAGTCACATCTTACTTACTGAAACTTGGTGATCTTTATCAAATTTTCCATATATGAAATGTGTTAGtattgaaaaactttacggatgcCATCTGTACCCAACTCTCTGAGTTGCTGAAAAAATATAGATGGAATTGTAAAAATCTGAACTgcttcttgatggacatcctatCTGTTCAGAGTTCTAAAATGTAAAAACTAGCAGAACAGATAGTGAAGTTGAAAGTTTGGTATGCTGGTCGAAGTTAGCTTGATAATCCTTATGAACTCTAGCAGTTAATCCATGGAACCAAAATTGGAACTCTGTGCAGATGAAAATGCATTATTTGTTGGCATGTGGTACTCCAGGAAATTCTATTAGTTTGCAAACTACAACCATAATTGATGAAGAGATTTGTCAAACTAGATCCAGGACATAGAGCAGCAAATCTTACTTGCAACGAACAATCACTGGAACAGGTTTCAGAGCCTTGGGTCCATTCCTCAGTCCTTTCTTATGCCGAGAAACCTGCATTGCAAACATTATGATGTAATATCATTGGACATTCTCATGAACACATGATGTTCGATGAATATGCTGATATTTTCTGACACATAAAGTTGGATCACTTGCACAAAGGAGACATGGTACACAATTTGGCACACTAGAAAACTTCTGAATCTTCAGAGGCAAGATCATCATGAATAAAgacagaaaagaaagtggtctgaCAAACTCCAGTAAAATGACACTTATCAATATGTTGTTTTCAAAGGAGAAGCTGCCAACATTTGTACAATCATGTCAGAAAAGACAAGGAGAAGGTATTGCATTTAGGATAAGTGTCACAACACAGCAAAAGACTACCAAAAGAGAAAGCAACAATTAAGTTCGATTTTGCTGGACAGAAAGTAAATGCCATCTATCCGGAGCATCATCGCGTTCGGTCCACTGATCAGCACGCATAGATTGCATGTAAGTCGATGCATGATTATGTATGAAGCACAATCGTCTCATGATGttcaaattaaatcatcaaaTAGCTTGTGGGCATTTACTTGGTAGGTCGAACAACAAGCCGACTCCATTTCATCTCGATGTTAAATCACAACAACACCTCTAACGGAAACAAAATAAAACTAAAAGAAAGGCCAAACGAGAAATGAACAGTTAGCAACTAAAGTATTGAGTTAGCAGAACAAAGAGCCTCCTTTCCGAGACTAAAATCTATAGAACTCCAAACTTTTAGAGAAAGAAAACAAATCTTCCCAGCACTCAACCACATTAGTCAACAATAGATATTCGATAATCGGCGAATCGAATCTCCAGAAGGAGACAGGGTGAGGACGCACGTTTTTTTTGGGAACGGCCATGAGCTCCATGGAGGCGTCAAAGGAGAAGCCAGGGAGCGACGGGGACCCCGCAGAGGAGCCGTGAGCGAAGGGGCTCTCGAGGGAGTCAGAGGGGAAGAGAGGGCGAGGGAGACGAGCGAGATGGGAAGACGCCCGCCGAAAcaacgctgccgccgccgccattgTCGTCTCTGTCGGGCCTCCGCAACGCTAACCTGTGCCGAGCGAGAACGGATTCGCTCGAACCGGTCTGTCGTGGTTCAACTGGGTTTTATCGGAGAGAGGTTGGGAACCTCTCCAAGTAGTAAAGAGGCTCGTTGTCCTCAAATTCGTCCTCAGATCGCATCAGTACCGTCCGTTAAAATCGGACCTTATGAGAGGCATGCGGCGtgacaggtggagcttgagagtgAAATGAATGATGATGCCGAAAGATATATGACTAGTGCTCGTCGGACACTTTTCTCCCCCCCTCCGCCCCACTTTCTCCGTAACCTAAACGGCCCTTAGGTGATTGATCTCAACTTCTCTCTCTTTCACGCTGCTTCTCGTTGGAGCAAAATGAGAGATCTGTATCGATGCTATTTCCGTCTTCAAATTTCTTTGTGATGGTGTTATTTGATTTGTAGATGTTTGTATTTATGTCTGTATGAAGTTTTTCGTCCTTTGTTTGTGGTGATGATTCTTGCACATCAGGTGTTTGTGTATATGAGTCTAAGAAGCTACATTTGGTTGCCACCCTCTCGCTGGGGCATCCTAGCAGAAAAAAATCTGAGCTTTAGCTGTTCTTTGCTTTCTCTATTCAGCAGGCAGATTAGATAGAACAGAGAAAGGGGAAAATGTCGTACATGCGCGGAGACTTGCTATCCAGGACAAGGAAGTTGGTGAAGGGTCTCGCAAAGCCTACCCCGGTGTGGCTTAAACCCATGGAAGAGTACGCCCCTCTCTCCTCCCATTCTCTCATCAACCAGATAGACGAACTTTGTTGGAATGGGATTATCTGATACACCCTTTCTGATGCTCTTTCTGTCTCTGGTTTCATGTATTCTGGAAGCAAAATTTTGGCTTGCTGGAGGCAGGTTGATTGTAACGATTGGTTTCACAGGGCGCCGCCGGTGACATTCCCACGGACGGATGGG belongs to Musa acuminata AAA Group cultivar baxijiao chromosome BXJ3-5, Cavendish_Baxijiao_AAA, whole genome shotgun sequence and includes:
- the LOC135638656 gene encoding transmembrane emp24 domain-containing protein p24delta9-like isoform X1; this translates as MVRDLEERERVMGGRTRRGRRCGLLGSYMLTLALASFLAVTPPARALRFELQSGHTKCISEDIKIHAMAVGKYAVVNPSDSAPLPDSHKITVRVTSPYGNSIHYADQVDAGNFAFTSSEEGDYLACLWAPDHNPPATMAVEFEWQTGVTAKDWTNVAKKGQIDVMELELKKLEDTVKSIHDEMFYLREREEQMLDMNRSTNSRMAWLSFLSLAVCLSVASLQLWHLKTFFERKKLL
- the LOC135638656 gene encoding transmembrane emp24 domain-containing protein p24delta9-like isoform X2, producing the protein MVRDLEERERVMGGRTRRGRRCGLLGSYMLTLALASFLAVTPPARALRFELQSGHTKCISEDIKIHAMAVGKYAVVNPSDSAPLPDSHKITVRVTSPYGNSIHYADQVDAGNFAFTSSEEGDYLACLWAPDHNPPATMAVEFEWQTGVTAKDWTNVAKKGQIDVMELELKKLEDTVKSIHDEMFYLRESGELAVMASEDIF
- the LOC135638657 gene encoding uncharacterized protein LOC135638657, with the translated sequence MAAAAALFRRASSHLARLPRPLFPSDSLESPFAHGSSAGSPSLPGFSFDASMELMAVPKKNVSRHKKGLRNGPKALKPVPVIVRCKSCGRVKLPHFYCCSGDTGNSGLSSP